In the Ranitomeya imitator isolate aRanImi1 chromosome 2, aRanImi1.pri, whole genome shotgun sequence genome, tacggcAATACATGGGCAGACCAATTAACGTGGGAGGCGATAACATCAGCGCGCTCCCGGGATCTTcagtccacattgcggtgggtaTTATTTTGTGGCGATATCGGCCGTATAGCTGTATTGTAGTACGTACGAGTCAATGTGTATATCGGCAGCCCCAGGTTTACTATTACCTTCACACTGCACTGTCATTTGATTAACTCTCCTGGGTCTGTAGTCTGCGGTGTACTATTTAGGTCACCGCTGATGTTATCGCCTCCCACGTTAATTGGTCTGCCCATGTATTGCCGTATTTATTTATGTATGCTGAGTTTTTAGGCTTATTTTcttcattttgtttattttttctgaaATCACGTCAGGCAATATGTGATCACTGTACTCTGTGGACTGATATTCCTGTGCGCGTGCCTCCTGCTGCTTTTACTGCAGGGTCTAGTCCTGTGGCGCCATTCTGTGTGTCACGTTTCATATACTTGCTGGATTTTAAtatgaataaagtttatatatttttgaTGATACTTTTTTGGTCATTTATCATCTTTTCTTCGTTGTTGTTATGCATTTGATGATAGGCCGTTTAGGTCCTGTTGTGACTAGTGGTACAGATTTCTGATTTTTACTAGTGCTACCATGGTAATTGTCTATATATATTTGTACCTGATGTTCCTGAAGAACATTGGgaccttcttgtttacagtcctgtggaagaagagtacggggacatctctctggtgttgttctcttactggatagaactgggggaaacacatacagggactgaattcattctttacatacagataattatgggccatgtgtatttagtcctatctattacctggtgatgcgaggggctggggaacctccatcataacATCCTCATACAGATTGTTCTGTccttctaaatattcccactcctccatggagaaataaacagcgacatcctgacaccttatagcaacctgacacatacaatgataccgtcatccccccgatcccttcatagcgttaataTATAATGTCCCAGTATTCTAAGCagcgtcacctctccagtcagcagctcagtcatcttgtaggtgagttctaggaccttctggtcattgatgtcctcatgtatcaggtggTGAGGTGAAGGCTCCTTGATTGGGCTAagaggtcttccccatccctcagacacagggtcctgacagtgctcactagaggtcttcttcactactgtgtaatcctggttatggagagacacattaataaatctc is a window encoding:
- the LOC138663570 gene encoding uncharacterized protein; amino-acid sequence: MWSVALQVEVSTISDPLSEDFLYKRIFPSRMDIDRDKMAERILHLTLEILFRLTGEDYTVVKKTSSEHCQDPVSEGWGRPLSPIKEPSPHHLIHEDINDQKVLELTYKMTELLTGEVAIRCQDVAVYFSMEEWEYLEGQNNLYEDVMMEVPQPLASPVLSSKRTTPERCPRTLLPQDCKQEGPNVLQEHQGEDLTHIDKTETYVKGDEWFKEEIPTYDYPELTTWKINLPT